The Panicum virgatum strain AP13 chromosome 6K, P.virgatum_v5, whole genome shotgun sequence nucleotide sequence acggttacgagagctcAAGAAACGCGGAAGACGGAACTAAAACGacgattctatgggataaacaatgtttcagggatctagtcgcgattaactatagagttaagagctagcggaaaagatttgcaagacatagaaaactgtgctcacagaggataacaaggtcataaagctatctcacacgtcacaaggatcacgtgagtgcgagaatcgatgaaaacagagttaaaacgaagaagttatggctaaaacaaggttctaaggatttgtttgcgatagatttaaacttccaggggctagctctaaagaaaccagggactaaaatgaaATTAAACCCTAACTACAGGGGCTAGCTTGCAAAACTACGCActaaggatggcgggttctattttggaaaacctcaggctgttttccgtaaagatttggactaaaacagaaatagttttgaactgcgatggacggagtgttgattttggaaaaacggaggggtttatttgcaaaaatgaccACGGTTGACCGGTATTTGGTTTAGTTGACTCGGTTCATATTAGatctgggccgctggatctaaatcggacggcgggagtggattgggatgggctggcggcgcagagcgccggcggcggcacacgACAGAGAGTCTCCGAACTTCACCGAAAACAGCTGTCCGGGGCCCAAAATCGAGCGCGACTAGGCCGGGGAGCAAAAGCGCAGGGCGGGAAAGTGATCtagggcagcggcgcgggctcTCATGGCCGGagtggagctcgcggcggctcatggcggggcggcggcaacGGTGAGCAGTACCGGGCGGAAACAAGCGGGAGGGAGGGGGAAACGGGCCGGTGAGTCCCTCTACCTCGACGCGAAGCTCCGAGATGGTTCGAAGACGGCAGGGGCGCGACAGAACGtccacgcggcggcggctccgagctccaatcggcgcggcggtggaggataGGGTTTTGCGCGCTGTAGGAGGCGGCTctgtggcgagcggcggcggagcagagccggcgggcgcgggcgcgcgcgcaggagcgagaaggggaggggaaaaaAGGTCGGAGAGCTCCCTTACTACCTTGCGAAACTCTGGGGCGGTGAACTTGTCGAGGAGAAGGCACGGGGTCGACGGCGAAATGGCGACGACTCGcgagaaggaagacaccacgacgaagaggacGACCAGCTGAGCACTAGGGTGGTGTCggatttcaccggagatgcacggatgcggaggatggtgggattctggggaaaagattattttagggattcccaaacaaggagcctccctataggtagtctatatttttgtgtggGGTTGCCATGAGAGGTTGGTTTAATATATAGGGAGAAAAGTCTCAccatcccacatcaactagcaatgtggtactaaacctccCTCCCATGCTAATGGGCCTTACGTGactttagcccattagggaacacacgaatgggcccttgaggtccattagagatttatgtccttttgatagacttagcccatttaaaattcggaattaattattttcgaaattaaaataattctagaaaaatctagaattcatatttaaagtccgaaaaatattccaaatggcccgaaaattctaggaaaaatcctagaaatatattgggacctaacgaactcaaataaaatatttggagctcatgagaagatttggaagagcctctaaaaattagagtttgctctagggaaaatgggaaaagaatccagaaaaTTCCAGAAAATTCCCGAGAAGAAATTTTGATGATAGAACAcgttttgaaaggttttcacactcaacaatactatgcatgtgacatgaatgcatcaccagaagaacaacatcatttaatttgaaaaacaaccaatatttattttcttttatactaaattctctgtgaagaataataaatgttgagaaaattttaaaattatgagaaaattattgttttattttttaattttaattacatcctgaaattcaaaaatttcagagtgtGACAATGGATGTTGTAGAGAGCAAGCTACTTTCTAGCTTGCAAATATCAGAGTGCCAATCTTAGCACTCACATCAATCACCGATGCCTTGATCCAATGTGATGCCCAATTTGGTTCTTTCTTGTCTTaggaataataatatttttatagctaattacggtgtcaaacaaagtcaatttacaaaactaactttatAACCCCtgtgctaggaaccctgaagaaggcctttgaccgcgtaattagaagatagttactgtagcatcactatagccaatcatcgattaattaccgtcattagattcgtcgcgaaaaattacacctatCAATAAAGAGGTTTCGCAAATAGCCTTCTCTCGAGAAATGTGCACATTAGGTTCTAGCAGCAACCAAACACGCCCAGCGAAAGCTGAGggcccgtttagttccaaaaacaaaattttttggatgtcaaatcgacactttgaccagatgtcgggagggtttttcggacactaattaaaaaactaatttcagaactcacttggaaaccgcgagacgaatcttttgaggcctttgaccgcatcattagcacatgtgggttactgtagcacttatggctaatcatgcactaattaggctcaaaagattcgtctcgacgtgtacatccaaactgtgtaattagttttgttattcaattatatttagtgcttcatacgtgtgtttaaaggggagatgaaaatttttgggtgaaaatttttgggaactaaacgcgccctgaaTTGCTGATGCTACACTAGATTGTCAGAATCAGGTGCAGTATCTCAGACTCTCGCGAACACATCAACGCAAGCGATTCTCTGAATGCAACATGTCCAGATAGCCCCAAACAAAATGGAAGAGGTGACTAGATCCATCGCACACCGTCGgttaatctcaaaaaaaaaaaaaaaacggacGCCGTCGGTGGCCAGCCGGCGTCCCCCTCGAGCGCAACTTCCGCGGCTCCGCCATTGCCTCACCCCCACGGCGAGCTGCGCGCCGCAACCTGCattgcctcgccgccgcggctccgccaatccgccgacgccgccgccgcgctcgaccAAACACCCTTATCGCCTCGGCTGCACTCGCCGGCTCGCAGCGTTCCGTGGCCGCGCCTTGCGTAAAGGGTCCAGCTTCCATTTGCCGCTGTTGGGTTGGAGGGAAGCTCTACGGGATCCATCGGACATGGGGGAGGAGGCTGAGCAGTCCGACCAAAGCGTCCTAGCCTCCCCCACGCCACCCACCCCCGTTGCCCGTCAAGTCCGCGCCGGTGAGGAATCACCCCATCGATCCCATGCCCCTCCGTTGCTCTTGCATCGCTGCCTCCGCGCTCCGTCAACACCCTACTCCCCACCAGCTGCTCTCGCCATTGTcttgtccgcggcggcggccgcttcGACGCGGCGACGGAGCTGGGAGCAACACCAGCACCAGCATCCAGCTAGCGACCGCTGTCACGCTGTGCTCTTGTCTTCCTCTCCTCCGGTTTGGTGCTGGAGTGCCGGATAGTGTGATGTCGTCCTGTCATGGGCTACAGTGGGCTCGGCCGCCTGCCTCCCTCTCCATGAATTCTATGCTCACCGTCGGTTTTGGGCATGGATGGAAGAAGGGGATTGGGAAATGAATGGTGATAGCCATCCTTGGTGAGCACAGAAAGCAGTACTGTGACATGTATAATGTCTTCCCTCCATGTTGTTTTTCATTCTCTCCATTGAAGTATTCTTCCTTTTGGGATGCTGGGTGATGAAGTAACCAATGTTCGTCTGTTGTGTTCAGGTTCTTCCCCCATTCTATTTGGAATCCTGATAAAGATGGCTGGTGGCTGTGGCTCTTCGTTCAGGCAAgctgcttttcttttctccattgcAGATTATGCTCGTGGATCAGCAGCTCATTGTCCAAACTATACTGTACAATGTTACCAGCACAGAACAATCATTATCTAAAAGTACAAAGACACATCCAGATCCAGCACTACAATATAGGGATAGCATCTCAGGTTTAGTTAACATACTCtgtctctcaaaaaaaaaaaattgccatACTCTGCACAAGAACACTGCAGGCTTTACACATTGTCAATGAACAGAAATATGCAGAGCCCGATGTCAAAGTGTCAAACGAATGTAGTATGCCATTGGAAAGAGGACGACGAAGCAGATTGGGCTCTTTTCCCCAATAAACAGCTTACAACAAGATTGGAATGTGCCTTCAGCTGCAGAGTACCTTGCTCCATTATTACATGCACACACAGGCCTGGAGAATACAATTACGGCATTATCCCATAATTAAGGAGACATCCATTACTCTCCTTTTAACTTCGTGTTCATTACAGCAAAAGTGAAAACAAATTAACAAAAATTTACGCTGGACACACAATACTACTTTATAGTATCCATGAAAGAAAATATATATCTGAGATCAACCATAAAGCAAATGCATAtaccaaaaaaatcacagaaCAAGCATGAAGTTCATTGTCGTACAAACTTCACCGGGGGTAGCTTTCCGACAACAATATCTCCTCTTCCATAGTATATTGCCTGCTTGCTTCACTAGTATTGGCTTCTTTAATAGTGTGTTGCCTGCTCGATTCGTTACTAACCAGTTCAACTGACATGTAGTGAACCGGAGCTTCAACCTCATCATGCCTTCTTCTTGTAGTAACACATGGAACCTGCTTCTTCTTAACCAGTATGCTTTCAAGTGTTGTCTCCACTTCTCTCATTGTTGGCCGGTCTTCTCCCCTCAATTTAGTACACATTGCTGCTATTGCAGCTACTTCCTGGACTTCTCCATCTTCCTCTTCCATGACTTGAGCATCTATGATGCCAACAAGGTTACCTATTGCGAGGAGCTTTCTGAAATGTGAAACAAGGTTGTCACCATGTTCGGATCGATAGACGAATGGTTTCTTTCTAGTTAGCAATTCGATAAGAAGAACACCAAAACTAAAAACATCGCTCTTATCTGTTAGTCGACCTGTGTAATGGTACAAGGGATCTAGGTAACCCTTTGTTCCTTGAACCTctgtagttactccagtctgaTCAATTGGGATGTATCTTGAAGTTCCAAAGTCGGATACTTTTGCTGTTAAACTGTCATCAAGAAGTATGTTGGCGGACTTAATATCTCTATGAAATATGGGCATCGAAGCAGCTGAATGCAGGTAGGATAGAGCTCTAGCCACTTCTAGTGCAATCCTTAATCTGTCAGCCCATGGTAATGATACTGGTCCTTGAACATGGAGATGTTGGTAAAGGGTTCCATTTGAGATGAACTCATAAACTAAAAGTGGAACTTCTGTCTCGAGGCAACATCCTAATAGTTTCACCACATTTCTATGGTTCACTTGAGAAAGAACAGCAACTTCATTTATGAATTCGTCAATTTCTCTTTGTACTAAAATCCTTGATTTCTTGATTGCCACGACCTTTAGATCTATCATTCCTTTGAACACAACCCCATGACCCCCTCCACCAATCACACGTGCTCTATCAAAATTATTTGTAGCCTTCTCTAGCTCCCTTAATGTAATAATCATCCTTTCTCCAATGTCCGCATTGTGTGATACTAGCTGCTGCAATAATAACCCATGATTTTGATTGaaaaatttctctctcatgTTTTTCGCCCTCTGCAGCTTGATTTTACGTATTATGAAGGGGGTCCCGAGTGCTAGCAAAAGACTTATTCCACCGCCTACTCCTAGCCCGATGCTTAAAcctgagaaaagaaaaaaatttgggctAGATTATTAGAGTATATATAGCCACACTCCACATAAATGAATGAGTTTTTTTATCGTACATAAATGAACTAGTTGGGATGATGACAGAAGCTTAATAGTGAGGGAGCGCATGTTTCTTATTAAAAAGGAGTACATTTGATGCTCTGATGACAGTAATATATATGGAAAATAGGTGGGCGCCAGCATAATATAATGGCTTGTCACCTGTGAGGGAATTCTTCTTTGTTATTGTAATAAGACACCCATTTTTTGTGAAAGGATTTCCGTAGGTTCCATTAGGGCATTGGCATTGAAAAGTTCCTGGGAAATTTTTGCACTCTCCGTAGCAGCCATGTGATTCCTTGTTCTGACACTCATCTATGTCTGAAACATACTTGCACAACAAAGCAGAACCGTTAGCACGCTATATGTTTGAAAAAGAGAAGCATCATATATACCTTTCGGTAAGCAATATTGTTAATGTAATGCCGTGTGCTAACTGGGGGATAAAACTAAATATAATGAGGCTATATATATAGATGAGCAATAATTAGTAGCTATTATTGAGGAGGTGCAAATAATGAATCTGAGTTGCATAGTGAAACCTTGGCATCCATTTGGGACTGAAGCATTGCCCTCGAAGCCATGAGGACACTGGCAGATAAAGCTTCCCTGCGTGTTCGTGCATTTGCCGTAGCAAGGGTAGCTCTCTGGAGAACTGCACTCATCCACATCTAAAAAAGCACATTGATGGACTTTAAAAATTAGAAACTTGAGTAAAGCTTGCTTATTCATGTAGCTCAAGGGtaccttttcaaaaaaaaaaaaaagcagttaCTCTGACTCTATTGCTATATACCTTTGCATCCATCGGCGATGTAAGGATTGCCTTGATAACCATCAGAGCACTGGCACTTGTACCCTTTAGCAGGACCCATGGCATAATCTGACGTGTTTAGGCAAGAGCTGTAGGCACTGCGGCATTCTGGGGCAGACGCATTTGTAGGACATGTCATGTTATAAGCTATCATCCAGTTTAGCGTTTGCCTGGTTTCAGGAGTCGCTGTTTCATTCATAATGGTATAATTGTTACCCTGGTCAACTATGTAGATGTAGTCTGATAACTCTGTACCGGGGTCGAATGACCCGTCAAGCTTGTTGATCTGGATGCTGTAGAAAGAATAGCCTATATAGATGTTTGCCTGACAGCATCCAATGCCTATGCAGCCGCCACGAACCCCCACAAGATATCCAAAGTATTTACCATCTTGGTAAGCCGGCGGACATACAGAGCTGCAAGAAGCGACCAAGCtgttctcctctcctccccggaCGACGGCCTGGACGTTGCAGCTTTCCACCAGCAGCATGTTTGTGTCCTCCGACAGGAAGTAGGGACCGTCTTGCGGGAGGCGGCCGAGCCCCCATGTCCCGTTCACGGCgcggccgtcaccaccgccgccgcggcgcgcgaaTTCCACGCGGCTGCTGTTGATGCGCACCGTGGCGTTGGGGGCGGAGATCTCCAGCACCTGCACGGTGCCGTCGCCCAGGAACAGCTTCGGCGGCCGGAAGGAGAGGTCGCAGGTGAGGTTGAACCAGGTGGCGTGGTAGCAGCCGGGCTCGATGCCGAACGCGTATGTGACGCTGATGTTGCCGCAGCTCCTGGTGCAGTTTGTAGCAGCTGCCGCCGCAGttggtgccgcgccgccgaacggcggcagcagcagcgcggcaACTACGGCAGCGAACGCTACGACGACCCTTTCTGCCTTCCCCATGTTTTCGTGTAATGCAGTAGGTTATGCCAAGATGACACTAGCGCCGTAGCGCACGATGCTTTAATTTCCTTGTTTGGGCGGGGAAGCACAAGGAGTCGTCGCTACCGTGTACTGTATATATGCACAGTGTACGTTTACTGTTCGTCGACGTCGATGGAAAACTCTTCGCGGTGGCTTGACTTGGACTACTGATGCTCACGAATTGGTCTCTCGTTTTCGGCATCTTCCGAGTTCCATCCTCTAATCGATACAAGCTGTGACCTTGACTACTAGCCAGTTACTCTCAAGATCGATCGGCTTGTGGTGCAGGATGATCATCTAGACAGACTAGATAGCTAGGCCGCCTCTGTTTTCCTCCCATCCGCCTCGCTACAGCTAAAACTACCTGCCGGGTTCTACGTACCTGTGATTTTCGGTGCACATCACAGTCGCTTGCTACTCAGTCCACTCCATCCCCGGAGCAACGTGTGCGCCGGTGTGCTTGCTCCTTCCTCCCCAAAGACCTCGCTCGGTCGTCGTTCCCACACCGTACCAAAACCCGCCGGGCAAAGTGCCAGCGGGTCATTTTCTGAATGGCAGACCGGGTCGTGGGTCGAGGAGACAGGAGACCTACCAATCTTTAAGCTCACAGACAGCAACAAACAGTTCCCTGTCTTCTGGGTGTTGATGCTATGCTAAACTACCACGACGATCAGGTGTAGTTTTTCAGATTCCCTGGACACACATCAACGCAAGCGATTCTCTGAACTTTTTCTGGAAACCACATGCGAAAATGAAAACGAGATGGGGCAGGTGCAAGTAACGAAACGTCCAAACCTGCCCAGAAATATTGATTTTTTTATAAACAATAGTTGATCAGATGTGATAAAACGCACCAACACAGCATGCTACGATGGACCAAGGATTAAATTGAGTCGGATGGAGAAGTTTGAGaactaaaatatttattttggatATTTAAAGATGTAGTTAAGCTTCGGCTGAAAATATTTTCATGCATTTGGCTACATGATTCCTTGGTGCCCCCTTCAACTATTCGGATGCCAATTCGAATGTTCAGATGACAACTTAATCTCTACCTATTTATAAAATACGGACCGTTTCTGCGGTACTTTGACTTTTGGTCCATCATATATAGGTCCCACACAAAATTTTAATCCTATCCGATTTCCAACCGTTGTGCACGTATTGGAAAAGAGCTTTTCTCATCCGATTGAGTCACCGTGCCGACGTGCAGGGACCGGCCGACGTGCAGGGAACCGGCCGGTGCACCTCAGCCTCCCAGCTGGACGGACGCATCGCTCGTCGTTGCGACTACGCAGCAGCAACACCGCGGACGCATGACCCAGCAGATGAACCGCGGCTGGACCAGCAGATGCCAATTGAACTGGCCACATACTGAGAGACCTGCTGTCCTGCACCTTGAGCTCTGACTCCATCAGCAGCGCACATTGGTACATGATGTTGGGGATTCACATGCTCCTGGAGATGCTTACCTTGAGCAACCCTACCTTTCGCGAGTACTTGACCGTCATGAAGAGGCCAACATTATTGGGACAGACATCTCCCTCGACGTCAAGATGGAAGTCCGCTGGTATGGGTGGGTGCTCTGTTCGCGCGGTAATTAGCATGTTACATTTTAGCGGCGATGCTTCAACAAATCGACTTGTTCCATGTGTTTGGTTTGATGAAGTTacataagagcaactccagtggaGTGACTAAAACTCATTTTAGTCACCCACTTTCCAaatttagagcaactccagtcgGATGCCCAAATCTGGGCctctattttgcatttttgtgcCGGCCCATAAAATTTAGAGGTTTGAAATCATCTCCGAACTCCAGTCAGCCCAATCAAATGATGACCCCTAAATCAATCTGACta carries:
- the LOC120713727 gene encoding wall-associated receptor kinase 2-like isoform X1, whose amino-acid sequence is MGKAERVVVAFAAVVAALLLPPFGGAAPTAAAAATNCTRSCGNISVTYAFGIEPGCYHATWFNLTCDLSFRPPKLFLGDGTVQVLEISAPNATVRINSSRVEFARRGGGGDGRAVNGTWGLGRLPQDGPYFLSEDTNMLLVESCNVQAVVRGGEENSLVASCSSVCPPAYQDGKYFGYLVGVRGGCIGIGCCQANIYIGYSFYSIQINKLDGSFDPGTELSDYIYIVDQGNNYTIMNETATPETRQTLNWMIAYNMTCPTNASAPECRSAYSSCLNTSDYAMGPAKGYKCQCSDGYQGNPYIADGCKDVDECSSPESYPCYGKCTNTQGSFICQCPHGFEGNASVPNGCQDIDECQNKESHGCYGECKNFPGTFQCQCPNGTYGNPFTKNGCLITITKKNSLTGLSIGLGVGGGISLLLALGTPFIIRKIKLQRAKNMREKFFNQNHGLLLQQLVSHNADIGERMIITLRELEKATNNFDRARVIGGGGHGVVFKGMIDLKVVAIKKSRILVQREIDEFINEVAVLSQVNHRNVVKLLGCCLETEVPLLVYEFISNGTLYQHLHVQGPVSLPWADRLRIALEVARALSYLHSAASMPIFHRDIKSANILLDDSLTAKVSDFGTSRYIPIDQTGVTTEVQGTKGYLDPLYHYTGRLTDKSDVFSFGVLLIELLTRKKPFVYRSEHGDNLVSHFRKLLAIGNLVGIIDAQVMEEEDGEVQEVAAIAAMCTKLRGEDRPTMREVETTLESILVKKKQVPCVTTRRRHDEVEAPVHYMSVELVSNESSRQHTIKEANTSEASRQYTMEEEILLSESYPR
- the LOC120713727 gene encoding wall-associated receptor kinase 2-like isoform X2, whose amino-acid sequence is MGKAERVVVAFAAVVAALLLPPFGGAAPTAAAAATNCTRSCGNISVTYAFGIEPGCYHATWFNLTCDLSFRPPKLFLGDGTVQVLEISAPNATVRINSSRVEFARRGGGGDGRAVNGTWGLGRLPQDGPYFLSEDTNMLLVESCNVQAVVRGGEENSLVASCSSVCPPAYQDGKYFGYLVGVRGGCIGIGCCQANIYIGYSFYSIQINKLDGSFDPGTELSDYIYIVDQGNNYTIMNETATPETRQTLNWMIAYNMTCPTNASAPECRSAYSSCLNTSDYAMGPAKGYKCQCSDGYQGNPYIADGCKDVDECSSPESYPCYGKCTNTQGSFICQCPHGFEGNASVPNGCQDIDECQNKESHGCYGECKNFPGTFQCQCPNGTYGNPFTKNGCLITITKKNSLTGLSIGLGVGGGISLLLALGTPFIIRKIKLQRAKNMREKFFNQNHGLLLQQLVSHNADIGERMIITLRELEKATNNFDRARVIGGGGHGVVFKGMIDLKVVAIKKSRILVQREIDEFINEVAVLSQVNHRNVVKLLGCCLETEVPLLVYEFISNGTLYQHLHVQGPVSLPWADRLRIALEVARALSYLHSAASMPIFHRDIKSANILLDDSLTAKVSDFGTSRYIPIDQTGVTTEVQGTKGYLDPLYHYTESSSQ